GAGCTTTTAGCTGTCTGGTCATCTTAACTACAAAACCTATGCCCCTTTACTTTTCATTAAGTAAACATTAGGTCCTGTCTAATCTTCAAATTCAGCCTGTGTAACAAGGAATACTGTCTCATTTCAATGTGAGGTTAGAATTACTATAACTTTTAGTAAAGCCCATCTTTCAACTTTAAACGCTCAAACTTGAGTGAAGGCTATTTACATTTTTGGTCGTTTCCAAAACATTCAATGAACACAAATGAACCAAAGTTTACTTCAGTCTAGGTCACATTAACCTTCCAAAATGatcattaatcatttattttccctttaataatctgatgaatttttaaaatgttctacaCATAAAACTTAGAATTTAAAGAATGTCatgtaaaattattcaaattttaaacaGTAAATCTGCCTTTTGGCCATTACATTGAATTCTTAGATAAAAAGAGCTACATCCTTAATAAATTTACACTAAGTACTTAGTGAAATTCTGCATTCAACTTAACATCCCCTCTTCGCAACATTCCACAACGTTCATTAAAATCTACCGATTGGGGTGACCTTACACATTTCTTCCATTACCAAGATTTCTGGTTTTCCCTAGGTTTTTAATTGTCACCCGAATAATCACCTTAAATTCAACTTCCAACTATGATTAGCACCCAAGGGAAATGTTAAAGCTATTTATTTTAGGTCCCCTCCTCCAACCTAAATAGTATCAAGGGGCTGTCagacaaatacaaaaagtagcagaCTAAAAGTTTTTAACAACTGCTTTGGTAGAGAACACCAAAGTTTTTGGTACAAAATCATCTTATGGTTGAGAATGGCTTATAAGGCAAAATTCTAAATGCCCAGCTTTTTTTAGCAATGTTTCATCCAAAGCAGCAGTTAATCTTGTACACTCTTTccctttcaaaaaagaaatgtgacTTGTGTTAAAAGTTCtacaggctgagcatggtggctcacacctgtaatcctaacactttgggaggccaaggcaggcagatcacttgaggccaggagttttgggaccagcctgggtaacacagagaaactgcatctctactaaaaacacaaaattagccaggcaagggtggcacacacttgtaatcccagctactcgggagactgaggcacgagaatcactcgaacccaggggtggaggttacagtgagcccagatcacaccactgcactccagtctggagaacagagcgagactctgtctcaaaaacaaaaaaaacagttctaATACATCTGTGCTGATGTTAACATTTAATACTtacctttttttgagatgagtttcaTTGAGAATCTCAAAAGCTATCTCCAAGTGAACATTAATTTACTAGCCATCAACCAATCTTGCACAAAAGCCTATGTTGTCTATGACCACCAGAAAATAAGCAGCATCTATAGTTTTTTAACCACTTTATAACAAAGTAGAGAAGCTTATCTTTCAGATGCTAGATCCACCCCCCACCGTCATTTACCAAGTTACATACACAAATGCCTTATTCTCCCCTTTTGCTTTCCCCTGAAGACTTTTACAATTAACAATAAAAGATGGCTAATACCATTAGATTGCCTTTTAAGAACTTTTAATTTGCTAACACATTAACACAAGAGTCAAAATCTTATCTTACTTAACAATTTAAAGATTAACTGATAGACCCAGTTAGAATCTTACATGAAGAGGAAAAAGGACAACCAtgcatagttttttaaaaaatgtttattttttcaaagaaaatggcAATAGCCAATTGGAAACCTACTTATTCTTCAactccaattttgttttctttaaatttagaaGTGACTTACTGATTTACTATTTTAAACAAACCccccctttcccctttaaatgtTTACCATCTACTCGTGCTGAATCCTTCCAAGGAGATTGCTCCAGCGTTTATCTCCAGGTCCTCGCTTTGCTCCTTTTACCAAAAAACGCAAAACACAATTCCATCGTGCATCTTAAGGGCTCCAATcgtcaaaaataggaaaaaaaaattctttggaatAGCCAATTAAGTTGAATAAAAAAATCCACACGAATGCGGTTTGGTTGGGGCAGGAATCCACTCCTATGTTCCTGGTAATCTGATCCCGCTCCATGAATCCTGGTAATTCATCCTCCCTATCCTATCCACATTATGATTTGAATCCAATGATCCAGCTCCAAGGATTGGGATCCAGTGAGCCCTCTCCAATCCAAACCTTTATAAccagcaaaaccaaaaaagaggagGCAAAATGTTAGATACTGTAATCAAAAAAGGTTTCTGGGGAATGATGAGTTATGTCTGTCATCAGTTTAACAGATGCACATCAATAACTATCAAATTCCCCAAAACAAGTTTCTGAATGGTGTTCagataaattttagaaacttAATCATCATAGAGACTAATTGGAAGAAGCATTTTGTATTTACAGTTCAACTGATAAtgccaacacttgttactgtACAGCGTATTACAGGTTTCGTGGTTGCAAGAAGTTACGTAATTTAAGTTTACTGGCATTGCTACCCACCTAAGTCTAAAACTAAATCTAATGCTCCCATTTgcaatttaatttgtaaattaaagtCTTTTAAACATATGAACCAATTATGAATATTAGTTTAAAGGGGAAGGTGAGACTTAAAAGTATTCCCAACTAGGTTATCTACACCAATACATTGGAACTctatattttgctttcattttgtcttaaaaaaaatgaaatagcaaCGCTCTATCAGTCACACAGAGGACATGCAGATTTAGCAGTATTGATATTATACTCTATCTTGTTGGATTTAAAGACACCCTGTACCCACATGTACACCAACAGCAGGTCACACATTAACAGTTGTAACTAAGCACTGTGACAAATTAGCCAGTTCTTCCCACATTAGTccctattaaaacaaaaatggggGGAAGGGAGCAAAATAAGTTGCTACAAAATGGGCAATATAATTTTGCCACAATTGCCAAGGTTTAAAGAGCAAAGCAATTGTAGCTAAAGATAACTGAATAAAATGTTTGCAAGTGTTTTAAGGAAAATGTATATAATCATTTTTAACCCCTGCCTTTTAGTATAAGGTCAATACTGCCAATTTCATCTGTGACAATAGCACTTGGAGTCATACCATTGCCTCCATTATTGATCTGATCCTCCTCAATCCTCCTTTTGACAATCCTAAAATGATTGAAATGTGCTCCACAATCCTTAATCCAAAGCATTCTTAATCCATCTCTTCAGATATGTCTACAGAAAGACACATGAAAAGCAAGATAAACATAAGAACTTCCCCAGGTAAGATAACCACAAACACCCCCAACATCCCAGTTCACACAAACCAGGGCAGATAGACATTTACACAATATCACAGTCTGAAGAGTATGGAGTTAACTAAATTTAAACAATCCTGTCTATGACATcacttaaaatacaatttatcaaaGACACGAAGGGAATGTAGATGTTAGGAGCAAGGGGATATTACAAGAATGCAATTCAACACTTTAGCCCATTCTGAACAAAACagtttgaattaaaaaatgaaaagattgtaCTGAATAAAGGAAAACTGTATACAACATGGGTTCTACAAAAAGTGTCACCAATCATCTTATGTACGAGAGCGAGATCTGCTATGACGGGGAGAATAGCGTGGTGATCCTCTGCTTCTCCTTGGGGAGTAACTGCGACTCCTGCTGTTGCTTCTGCTACGGCTTCTGCTACGACTACGGCTTCGAGATCGAGATCTTCCATAACTTGGACTTCTGGGCCCATCAACTTTAACCCGGATGTAGGCAGTTTCTCCCTATTGGATAGACAGAACTTTCCATTGAAAGATCTAAGCTTTCATCTATCTTCAGGCATGCTGAATGAATACAATGTAACTAAAACCAGAAATCTGGCAATTTACTTGGACACCCTTGCCTGAATCCTTACCTTGAAATTCCACTGTTAAGACCACTGTATCCAATTCTGGTCAAAAAAAAGAATACGTGTATAACCTACCTCATGAGATCTAAACTTAGTGTTATCCAGTTTTCGAACTGCATAGGTCATATCTTCTTTCCGTACAAACTCCACGACACCAGTGCCATCTCGGTAAACATCAGCATAACATACATCACCTGCTTCACGCATGTGATCCTTTAAATCCTGCCAACTTCCACTTGGAGGCAGTCCTgaaaaagtgatttatttttcttagtatcAATTATCTTAAATTTCACGTTAAGCTGGTAAGGTACGTTAGGACAAAGAGTACTTTAAAGTACTTAATAGGTGTACTTAAGTGATACCAGGTAAAGAGCTGTAAGATTCTGGAATCCAGAGTCCAAAATTATTTGTAACGATCTTCGTATCTAGTACCGCAACCTAATTTGATAAATCACCACAGCAGCAATCCTCGTTTATTAAATTCACCCAAAAACTAAAGCAATTTAAGACCTAGCATGAAAAATTTGCAATTATTAAACCGGTCACGCAAGAGAAAAATTTTAGGTAGTTTCCGTCCCTTCACATCAATCCACACAACCAGTACACTCACCAGAGACAACCACTCTGTTTTCAGACCGCCTGGATGGGGGGCCATAGCGACCTCGGGGAGCTCCGCCACCTCCACCCCCGCCGCCGCCTCGGCCTGTTCCACGGCCGCTTCGAGGAAACTCCACCCGCAGACGGTACCCATCGTAATCATAGCCGTCGCGACCATACACCGCGTCTTCCGCGTCTCTGCGGGATCGCAGAAGGTAAAAGGCATGAGAAAGACCAGGAGAAGAAGCTCGCTCACTCGGGAACCAGCAAACCCCCCGCACATGCGCACCCAACGTGGAAGAGCCCACATGCGCCGCATAATAGGAatggcccctcccccacccagacACACGCCAGGCTCCCAACCACTACACCAGCCCTCAGCGCCTCAGTTTCCCGCTCCAGCCTGCGAATGGGCTCCGGGGACGTCCAAGGCGAGGCGCCAGAGAAGCCACACCAACTCAGCTCCTGACTCGACTCCTGCATGGGCGATACAGTCTCGCCCCAACCTCTCTAAGAGCCCCCGCTTCCCCGTTCTCTATGTTAAGGCCTTGGAGCCTTCCCCAACTACTCGGACCTATTTCCTCAAGGCTGCAAGCCCCATGCCGCCTCACCGCGGGTCCTCGAACTCAACGAAGGCGAAGGGCGGTCCCCCGCGGCGATTCTTGAGGTCGATGTCGCGGATAGCGCCGTATTTGTAGAACACGTCCTCAATGTCCTTGGTTCGGATGTCTGGAGGTAAGTTACCCACGTAGATGCGGCAATCGTTGTTCCCTGCGGGGCCACGAATCACACCACCTCCCGACATGGCGGTGACGAAAAGCGCGGACTCGAGAACAGGCCTTCCCACCAAGCCTAGCGCACGGCAGAGCGAGCCCGCAGCGGCACCACGTCTCCCGCGGCCCCTCCAAAATGGCGCCTTTATCAGCTCGGCGCACGGATATGGGGgcagacagaggaagagaagcgGAAGGAAACAGCGATTCGATACCAACACGCACGCGCGGGAGCGCAACGCATGCTGCGAAGGCTACGCTAACGCACGCGCACGCACGCGCGACGTCAGCCTCCGCacgaagggaaaaaaaaagtcccctGCGTTCCCAGCTTGGGGTGGTTTGTGAACAGGGTAACCAGCCGTTTGGTAAAAGTTAAATAACGAACTTTCGTTAAAGGAGCTAGTCATCCAGGTCGGGTCTTGAGGGATGGTCGATTTCCCCAGGAATGAGGCTCTTTGAAAGCAACTCGGCGCCTTCAAAGGACTTGGTGAAACCTAGCCTAAAGCGTTGTCCCACCATGCTGTGCGGCGATAACGGCCTTTGGCGGGAAAGAGTCTCGGAGGCGGGGCCAAAGGGGGACGGTCCGGGCGGTTGCTCCGGAAACCCGGGTATCTTCGAAGAGTGCGTCTAGTCCAGAGCTGAGTTGCCGGTGATTGAATGGAGAGCTGGGGCGTTGGTTTGTCTTCCCCACGCTGCTGCGAACAGGCCGTGGCTGCTTAGACACATGTGTCTAATTTAGCGAAACCGATTTAGATTGCTTAATCCTCTTCATTAAGTACCGTTCCACCTTCTCGTCAGAACTTTGCATAGCTCGGTTCAGCGCTCCTTGTGCTAGTCGCAGTGGGTCCGTATCCCGACCGGCAACGTGGTATCTGCCAACCAGAAGGGGTAACACCGTACTGCCTCTGGGACCCACACCTTTTTATCTCTTGTTAATCGCCTGTCCGTGGGACTAGCGCAGAATGCCTGCAGAATGAgttgtttctgttgtttgctTTCAAAGAACgggaaggaagaaagggtgcGTGTGTGCAGTCCTTTTTTCAAAAGTTTCCCCTAAAAGTTACTGATACACCAGGTTTTGAAAATACCGGTCCTCTCAGGTAATAAAATGGAGCAAAATGGATGTGAGAACCGTAACCACTAGAGACCGCGGTTGCTATTCAGGACTGTTATCCTATTTGCCTGCGGCATTGGGAgataacattttactttttttttcgaCGTctgaaatctggatttttatgtgaaatcctGGGATTTTTAAACGTCGCTAATGAATTCAAATtcaaatcaggctgggcgcggtggctcatgccagcactttgggaggccgaggcggttggatcacttgaggtcaggaattcgagaccagcctggccaacatggtgaaatcccgtctctactgaaaaaacaaaaaattagccgggcttggtggcgggcgcctgtaatccagtctactcgggaggctgaggcaggagaatcgctagaaccctggaggcggaggttgcagtgagccgagatggtgcctttgcactgcagcctgggctacagagtgagactccttcttaaaaaaaaaaaaaaaaaaaaaaaaaagagggggaaatAACAACAAATTAAAATCAAACCGTGCAGTCATAAGTTTGCCATAACAGATCTACACCCTGAATTTAAGGGATAATTTtcttcatgttatttatttacagCAGTCCCTTTCCGCAAGGATGTGAGGCAATTTACAAAGATgctataaaacattattaaaactagatgaggctgggcgtggcggctcactcctgtaatcccagcactttgggaggccgaggcgggcggatcacctgaggtcaggagttggagaccaacatgtcgaaacctgtctcttctaaaaatacaaaacattagccgggcatggtggcgcgtgcctgtagtcccagctactcggtagggtGAGacaggacaatctcttgaacccttaggaggtggaggctgcagtgagcggaaatcacgccactgcactccggcctgggtgacagaacaagactccatctaacaacaacaaaaaatacttgaGTAAGAAATCAGAGGAATGGGAAAATAAGGGGtggattaaattaaataagcatAAATTGCTATACAAAATGCCTGCAGTGAAAGCCCGTTGAATTTGTTGAGGTAGATTGCAAATTTTACTTTAGTCTTCCCAGAAGTCACGGTAAAGAAGGGTACAGAAGTATTGTGTATTCAAAATCCAAAGTGCCTTtgggataaaaataaataggtcaTACAGGAGAAGGACATGTTTTCCTAATTCTAAAAGctgatgaaatatattttacaaatgtttctCGGTGACCCCAAAATACAAATTCAATTTGAAATGAGCAGGGATGCTTGGTCTTTTGTCTGTAGATCCTCAGTATATCCACAGATGACCTTTGGTAATCCTTGAGCTTTCtgtaatattttccaaaattatatgcatgtgtgcatgtacaaaattatatgcatgtgtgtacttTTTTCTGGGAAGAGGATTTGGAATTTTGATGAACTTCTTAAAGGAGTCCATAGatcccaaaaggaaaaagaacttcTGAAAATTGTCAAGGGAAGGATAGATTGCCTATCCTTCAGACCATCCTTCAAGTATATAtagatgtgtttgtgtgtgtatatgtgtgtgtgtgtgtatatatatatatatatatatattttttttttttttttttttttgagacagagttgccctctgtcacccagactggagtgcaatggcatgatctcagctcagtgcaacctctgcttccctggctgaagccattcttgtgcctcagccttccgagtagctgaaattacagacatgtgccaccatgcccagctaatttttgtatttctggtagctgggattacaggcatgagccagcatgcccagctaatttttgtatttttagtagagacggagttttgtcatgttggccatgctggtctcgaactcctggctgcAAGTGGTCCTccggccttggcttcccaaagtagtgggattacaggcatgagcccccgcactcagccaattttttttttgagacagggtcttgctctgtcactcaggctagagtgcagtgggacaatcacagctcactgcagccttgacctcctggacccaagtgatcctcccacctcagtctccttcgtagctgagactgcaggtatgcaccaccacttCAGACTGATTTTTATAGCGATGGgctctcgccatgttgcccaggctgcttttgaactcctgaagtcaagcgatccttccatcttggcctcccaaagtgggggaattacaggcatgagccactgtgcctggccagagcctgatatgtttttaaatgagaAGGTGACCAAAAAAGATACTATTTCAACAAATCTACTGTTTCTAGCATTGTTCCATTAAGTGAATGGCAGAAAAgaggagagtttttaaaaacttgcagCCTGTTGattctttcattcaacagttATTTGctgaacacattttctttctgttcttttatacaTCAGTTTAAATTTATGCAGGCAAAGTTTCTGTTAATTAATGATAAGTCAATGATAACTGAAGTGATAACTGAAATCAGTAGTTTATAATTGGATAGttcattttaagaagggatgagACAATACACATAGGTACTTTTAATTTCAAGGTATTTTCATTccagaaaaatataattgaatttgctttttgtttgtttgtttgagatggagtctcgctctgtcacccaggctggagcacagtggcaggatctcggcttactgcaacatcctccacccaggttcaagcaattctcgtgcctcagcctcctgagtagctgcaactacaggcatatgccaccacacctggctaatttttatatttttagtagagatggggtttcaccatgttggctaggctggtctcgaactcctgacctcaagtgatctgcccaccttggcttcccaaagtgctgggattacagccatgagccaccgcacccaacctgaATTTGCTTTGATTTATTCTTGTCTAATTTAATGCAGtaatttctgattttgttcaGTTCAGCACAATACAAAGTAGAACTTAATTGAGAGTGAATAGGACATTCTTATTTCTCTATTGGcatctttttttgtatttgaatgtAACCAACTGTCCTGGAGTTGATGATGAGGTCAGTATATGGCAGGAAAAGTCTTGACGGCTGTTTTATCAGGTCTCCCAGGATGGCGTTAGCTTTGTGATGATTACAATTAAGGATATTACCAGTTATCCAGAGTTAATATATTTCAGTCCACAAGAGTAAAACATCAAAAAAGCAAGTAaacaatttatttggaaataagaacaaaccaaGGTGAATCATTCTGAGGGATATTTCATTCAGATCCTGAGACCTGATAAACGATCACTGCCCCCACAACAAAGTATTTCTCTCCAAGACAGGAAAATTCACAGCACCTGGATTCTGTGTCTCTGTTCCCTGGACAGTGCTGGGTAAAGACTGGCAATTATCTTTCTACAGGCTAATCTTCATACAGTTCTCTAAACAATATACTAGATGGCTGATTCCTTTTGTGCTGAGCAAATTACAGCCACTTCCAGTTTTGCCTCCTAAGATTACATCCTCATCTTAATTGGAGTTTAAGGGTTTTCTAAACTCCTTAGTTATACATTCACTGGCAGTTTTATGAATTGCTCCCACAACCAGCTGATTTAGTAAGCATGAACTTTACCAACTTCATTGTCGGAAGCAACCTGATTTTTAACACTATTGCTATTTATTAAAAGTTCCTTCCTCCAAGAGaaactttttaaatacttttgatTCAATCCAATAATCTCAGGAGGAGACTTTTAAAAGTTCATGGAACATGTGTATTATGAACAAATCatgcatggatttcaaaattttttacaccaaaataaactcatactaacttgttataacatgtatgaacaggatctagtttgaggtaCTAAAAAGAATAAGACATATGTTTGAAagcccctatcagagcaacatgtATTCTGTTAAAATTGAAGCAAGGACAAATATCAAATTTATGATGAACCTTGGGtgaaagaatggtgaaatcattaattctttacaaaaagtttatgggCACAATGCCTCAAAGAAATCAGTATTTTATAACTGGAGAGTTCATTTTAAGAAGGGatcctgggtgcggtggctcacgcctgtaatcccagcactttgggaggctgaggcaggcggatcacctgaggtcgggagttcaagaccagcctgaccaacgtggagaaaccccgtctctactaaaaatataaaattagccaggcgtggtggcacatgcctgtaatcccagctactagggagggtgaggcaggagaatcacttgaacctgggaggcagaggctgcagtgagctgagattgtgccattgcactccagcctgggcaacaagagcaaaactccgtctcaaaaaaaaaaaaaaaaaaaaaaaaaggatgagacaGTGTTGAAGAGGAAGCCTGCAATGGCAGACTACCCACGtcaatttgcaaggaaaaaattaatcttgtcaTGCTTGAAGGCAATAATATATACAGTGGTCCGTTTTCAAGACATAAATGCCTTACATGGGcttaggtcagcaaactacagaagaAACAGGACATACCAGACCCTTGCTTGGATAGCTGATGCCTGCTTGTCGGCCTCCCTCTTCCCCCGCACTTCTCCTTCCCCCTTAGTTGCCTTCACCCAAACCAAAAAAGTTTAGTCTAAGATAAAAGTTTACTAGTCTGCAAAATAGCTCACTTTGTCTTCTCTTATCAGcctgcccagctacttaggtcatTAGTTAAATACTTGAAGAGCCCCTGAGCTAACTAGGATTGCAATGCATTGTGGGCTGCAATAAAATGCAGTAAGacaaccctaaaaaaaaaaaaaccctaaagccTCTACCCAACAATTAATAGTCAATGTCTGGGAAGATTGTGACCCCTCAGTACTCAGCCTATGAGAAACCGGGGGGAGGGACCTGCACACTAGGGGATAAATTGCTTGTTAAAAAACTGtgctgggggctgggtgtggtggctcacgcctgtaatcccagcactttgggaggctgaggcaggcagatcgtgaggtcaagagaccatcctggccaacatggtgaaaccccgtctctactaaaaatacaaaaattagctgggcgcagtggcgtgcacctgtagtcccagctgctccggaggctgaggcaggagaatctcttgaacctgggaggcggaggttgcagtgagctgagatcgcgccactgaactccagcctggttgacagatcgagactctgtctcaaaaaaaacaactatgctggggcctggtgtggtggctcacacctgtaatccagcaccttggaaggctgaggtgggtggatcaccatatgtcaggagttcgagaccagccttggcaaaactccatctctactgaaaatacaaaaattatctgggcatggtggcaggctcctataatcccagctactcgggaggctgaggcaggaaaatcacctgaacctgggagacggaggttgcagtgagccaagatcgtgccactgcaccccagtctgggcgacaagagcaaaactccatctcaaaaaaagaaaataaaatttaatttaaaaaaaactgtgctAAGTGTGCCTGTCTATCAGACATCCAATCTTGCAAGACTGTCTTTAAAAGTCTCACTTTTGCTGTTCTCTGggtctctgagtccattctttgggtttggatgaGTAAGTTTGTTTCTCACATGCTCTCATAGAAGATGACCAACAATTAATAGCAGAAACCAAAGCCAATACCATAGACATTTCAATTGGTTTGGCTCACACAATTCTAACTGAAAAATTTAAGCTGAGCAAATTTTCCACTCAAAGATTACTAAAACTGCACACCCAGATCAGCTGCACACGAGCAGAGCTTTCCATGGAGATTTTAAACAAGTgcgatcaagatcctgaagcattttttTGAAGAACTGTAACAGGACATGAAACATGGTTTTACCAATACAATCCTGAAGGCAAAGCATAATCAAAACAATGGATCCTAGGAGATgaaagtggtccagtcaaagcaaaaatggatcaGTCCCAGAGCAAAGATCATGGCACCAGTTTTTTTTGgctgctcaaggcattttgcttgttgactttctggagggccaaagaatgaTAATTTGTGTTTATTATGAGAATAAGCAGATATGCTTATTATGAGAAAGCCAAaactttagcaaaaaaaaaaaaaaactgcccagGAAAGCTTCACTAGAGAGTTCCGCACCatgacaatgctcctgctcatttcTCTCATCAAGCAAGGGCAATTTTGCAAGAGGTTTAATGGGAAATCATTAATGCATCCACCTTGCAGTCTTTATTTGACTCCTTCTGACATTCTGacatctttttgtttcttaattttttttttttttttttttttttgagacggagtctcgctctgtcgcccaggctggagtgcagtggcgcaatctcggctcactgcaagctccgcctcctgggttcacgccattctcctgcctcagcctctccgagtagctggaaacacaggcccccgccaccacgcccggctaattttttttgtatttttagtagagacggggtttcaccg
This Nomascus leucogenys isolate Asia chromosome 14, Asia_NLE_v1, whole genome shotgun sequence DNA region includes the following protein-coding sequences:
- the SRSF1 gene encoding serine/arginine-rich splicing factor 1 isoform X2; amino-acid sequence: MSGGGVIRGPAGNNDCRIYVGNLPPDIRTKDIEDVFYKYGAIRDIDLKNRRGGPPFAFVEFEDPRDAEDAVYGRDGYDYDGYRLRVEFPRSGRGTGRGGGGGGGGGAPRGRYGPPSRRSENRVVVSGLPPSGSWQDLKDHMREAGDVCYADVYRDGTGVVEFVRKEDMTYAVRKLDNTKFRSHETYLKRWIKNALD
- the SRSF1 gene encoding serine/arginine-rich splicing factor 1 isoform X1 produces the protein MSGGGVIRGPAGNNDCRIYVGNLPPDIRTKDIEDVFYKYGAIRDIDLKNRRGGPPFAFVEFEDPRDAEDAVYGRDGYDYDGYRLRVEFPRSGRGTGRGGGGGGGGGAPRGRYGPPSRRSENRVVVSGLPPSGSWQDLKDHMREAGDVCYADVYRDGTGVVEFVRKEDMTYAVRKLDNTKFRSHEGETAYIRVKVDGPRSPSYGRSRSRSRSRSRSRSRSNSRSRSYSPRRSRGSPRYSPRHSRSRSHISEEMD